A single region of the Nocardioides sp. W7 genome encodes:
- a CDS encoding dihydrofolate reductase family protein, whose protein sequence is MTTTFYTATTIDGFIADAQDGLDWLLTQPQDEGGAMNYDDFIRDVGAIVMGRTTYEWVRDHLEKTGEAWYYDMPAWVLTHADLPGIEGADVRFAQGDVRAIHAEMAEAAGKKDLWVVGGGDLAAQFAAAGLLDEIVLSIAPVTLGAGRPLFTQPFDLKLVEHGVNGAFLCARYEVVGPR, encoded by the coding sequence GTGACGACCACCTTCTACACCGCCACCACGATCGACGGGTTCATCGCCGACGCGCAGGACGGCCTCGACTGGCTGCTCACCCAGCCCCAGGACGAGGGCGGCGCGATGAACTACGACGACTTCATCCGCGACGTCGGCGCGATCGTGATGGGGCGCACGACGTACGAGTGGGTCCGCGACCACCTCGAGAAGACCGGCGAGGCCTGGTACTACGACATGCCGGCCTGGGTGCTGACCCACGCCGACCTGCCGGGCATCGAGGGGGCCGACGTCCGGTTCGCCCAGGGCGACGTGCGCGCGATCCACGCCGAGATGGCCGAGGCAGCGGGGAAGAAGGACCTGTGGGTCGTCGGCGGCGGTGACCTGGCGGCGCAGTTCGCGGCCGCCGGGCTGCTCGACGAGATCGTGCTCTCGATCGCGCCGGTCACCCTCGGCGCCGGGCGGCCGCTGTTCACGCAGCCGTTCGACCTGAAGCTGGTCGAGCACGGCGTCAACGGCGCGTTCCTCTGCGCGCGCTACGAGGTCGTGGGTCCGCGCTGA